From a single Hypanus sabinus isolate sHypSab1 chromosome 7, sHypSab1.hap1, whole genome shotgun sequence genomic region:
- the LOC132397160 gene encoding insulin-like growth factor II, translating into MDPKCPAFCPTCADTACSDNSVKGRKMSPAKHLLFISIAFTMYIIEGVSAAETLCGGELVDTLQFVCGDRGFYFSRPTGRSNSRRQNRGIVEECCFRSCDLGLLELYCAKPVKKERDLSGTPFNLLPPANKENFRKPLVAKYSKYDFWQKRSAQRLRRGIPPSFMALRLRRQVDEVQSVQYVKMHKPLLTLPVKQPLEVRASSKKYFSQE; encoded by the exons ATGGATCCCAAATGCCCAGCTTTCTGCCCGACCTGTGCAGACACAGCCTGTAGCGACAACTCCGTGAAG gGTAGAAAGATGTCCCCAGCCAAGCACCTACTGTTCATTTCCATTGCTTTCACAATGTACATCATAGAAGGGGTGTCTGCAGCGGAAACGCTATGTGGTGGTGAACTGGTGGACACGCTACAGTTTGTCTGTGGTGACAGAGGATTTTATTTCA GCAGACCGACTGGGCGCTCCAACAGCCGCAGACAGAACCGAGGGATAGTTGAAGAATGTTGCTTCCGTAGCTGTGACCTGGGCCTCCTAGAACTCTACTGTGCAAAGCCGGTCAAGAAAGAGCGCGATCTCTCTGGGACGCCTTTCAACCTTCTACCACCAGCAAACAAG GAAAACTTTAGGAAGCCTTTGGTTGCCAAGTATTCAAAATATGACTTCTGGCAGAAAAGATCTGCCCAGCGTCTTCGAAGAGGCATTCCTCCAAGTTTCATGGCCCTGAGGCTCAGGAGGCAGGTTGACGAAGTCCAGAGCGTACAGTATGTCAAAATGCACAAGCCACTTCTGACTCTCCCTGTCAAACAACCTCTTGAAGTCCGAGCATCATCAAAGAAATACTTCAGTCAGGAATGA